From Diadema setosum chromosome 5, eeDiaSeto1, whole genome shotgun sequence, the proteins below share one genomic window:
- the LOC140229235 gene encoding phenazine biosynthesis-like domain-containing protein isoform X3 has translation MKIAMEMNLSETAYVHPANSAETLQSAQEFNLRWFTPTNEVNLCGHATMATATVIFRALGNNNTELKFNTLSGQLKAKRDGKLITLDLPVNPCTTEIPEGLDGLIKECLGDIKPADIQRAPGANVELILRLPDEGGRASLEGLAPDISKFMGHHNTGEVKGVIVTVKANGEVNEDGTPYDFFSRYFAPWNGINEDPVTGAIHTVLCDYWSKVLGKQEMFARQCSKRGGDVRVRLQGGGRVELAGQASIVLEGKINI, from the exons ATGAAGATCGCCATGGAAATGAATCTGTCTGAAACTGCTTATGTTCATCCAGCAAATTCTGCTGAAACTCTTCAAAGTG cccaagagttcAATCTCCGGTGGTTCACCCCAACAAATGAAGTCAATCTGTGTGGACATGCAACCATGGCAACTGCGACAGTCATCTTCAGAGCTTTAG GAAACAACAACACGGAGCTGAAGTTTAACACATTGAGTGGTCAGCTGAAAGCCAAGAGAGATGGAAAATTGATAACACTTGACCTTCCTGTTAACCCTTGTACCACCGAG ATTCCAGAGGGACTAGATGGTCTTATTAAG GAGTGCCTTGGTGATATCAAACCAGCCGACATTCAGCGTGCCCCGGGTGCTAATGTAGAACTCATCTTAAGACTCCCAGATGAGGGTGGAAG AGCGTCATTGGAGGGTCTTGCACCAGACATTAGTAAGTTTATGGGACACCACAACACTGGAGAGGTCAAAGGGGTCATTGTCACGGTGAAGGCCAATGGGGAGGTCAACGAAGATGGAACACCCTATGACTTCTTTTCAAGATACTTTGCCCCATGGAATGGCATTAATGAAGATCCTGTCACAG GTGCAATTCACACAGTGCTCTGTGACTACTGGTCTAAGGTACTAGGCAAGCAGGAGATGTTCG CCCGACAATGCTCCAAACGAGGTGGCGATGTCAGGGTCAGGCTCCAGGGGGGCGGCAGAGTGGAGCTAGCCGGTCAGGCAAGCATCGTATTGGAGGGCAAGATTAACATCTGA